From Bacteroidota bacterium:
AGGCCGTTAGGCAAAATAGTATCCGGTGTTCTGCCCAATAAATGAGTACATTCTTTACCTGTAATATTGCTTACTGTGGTTAATACATCAGAATTATGTGCAGCCAATCTCTCGAAACTTACCTGCGGTAAGATATTGAAATGTGCTGCTTCTTTAAACCAATTATAGAATGGCAAATGATTATAAAAATTATCATCGTTCATTGCCAAATATCTTCCTAATATAGTAGCATGTGTTGTAAAAATCACCTTATACGGAAGATTGTGGTATTTTAATTCTGCAAGGTGCGAAACTGCCATCCATTCATGATAGTGTATTAATACATCCTGGGCGTTCCAGTCGTGCATCTTGGCAAAATTTTCGAAAAAGATATGAGTTAATTCGCCAAAAGCGATTACGTCGTCGAATAATTCATCAGTACTATCAAAATTAATCTGGTAGCGTGACGATATTTTATTTTTAATTTCAAAAAGCCTGTTTTTAATACTTTCTGTGTTAAACAATATTGCTTTAGGGCGTCCTGATATAAGCCATGTTCCATAATGAACATCCAGCCCCATATCCCACATTTTTTTTATTGCCCAACCAACTGGGGTTTCCGGTAGTGGATTATGTTCGAATTCTGAATCGGCTTTGTTGGAAAAATATGGTCCTATAACAGTGTAATTGTCACCAAGTCTTTTTGTTATTGCAGGTACTTTTGACCTTATTACAGTATAAATACCTCCAACCTGATTACATACTTCCCAAGCAGTTTCAAATATAAATGACCTATCTAAATATTGCATACTATATATTCTGATGAAATGATTATTTTATGTAGCCATAAAATTACTAAATCTATAGTAAAAACAGTATGCCTTTGCAGTGAAAATATTTTGCATAATAAATACTTTGTTAGTATTTGTTATGTGTTTAATAGTGTTTTGTTTACTGAAACATTTTAAACAGGTATTAGGGGTTATAATAAGTAAGTTTTAGAATGCTACGTTGGATGAGGTGTATTTTTATCTGGCATTAAATTATCCCAGCATCATTTTTACTCTTTCCATAGCGTTAATGAAAGTGTCAATCTCATCTTTAGTGTTGTAAACTGCGAATGAAATTCTGACTGTTCCCGGAATTTTGAAGAAATCCATAACTGGCTGCGTGCAGTGTTGTCCGGTTCGAACAGCAATTCCCAATTTATCCAGAATAGCTCCTACATCAGAAGGGTGACATCCTTTTAGGTTGAATGATATTACGCCGGCTTTGCTTTTGGATGTGCCATATATTTCTATATTGCCTAATTTATTTAGTTTGTCAGTAGCGTAGGTTAATAGTTCGTTTTCCTGTTGTGCAATATTATCTAATCCTATATTATTCATGAAATCTATGGCTGCACCCATTGCTATATTTGCTTCGATATTGGGTGTTCCGGCCTCAAACTTGAAGGGAGTTTCGGCATAAGTGCTCTTTTCGAGATTTACCTCTTTAATCATTTCACCCCCTCCTTGATAAGGACTTAAAGTGTTTAGGATACTTTCCTTTCCATATAAAATACCAACACCTGTTGGGCCATATGCTTTATGGCCTGAAAACACAAAAAAATCAGCATCTAAATCCCTGAGATCAACTTTCATATGAGGAACTGACTGTGCTCCGTCTATCAGTACCCAGGCATTGAAGTTATGTGCTTTCCTTATGATTTCCTTTACAGGGTTTATTGTGCCTAAAGCATTTGAGACATGGTTAATGGCGACAATTTTTGTTTTTTCGGATAGAATTTTGTCATATTCTTCCATTACTAACTCCCCTTTACTGTTGATAGGAATATATTTTAGTGCAGCTCCGGTAACTTCGCAAGCCATTTGCCACGGGACTATATTTGAGTGGTGTTCCAGAGCAGAAATGATTACTTCATCTCCTTTTTTTAGGATGAACCTCATGGCATGAGCTATAATATTGATACCTTCGGTTGTTCCTTTAGTGAATATTATTTCTCTTTCCGATTTTGCGTTGAGGTGTTTTTGAATAGTTATTCTTGAGTCCTCCATAGCAATTGTTGCTTTCTGGCTCAATGTGTGAATTCCTCTATGGACATTAGAGTTTATTTTCAGGTAATAGTCTGAAATGGTATTGATAACCTGATTAGGTGTTTGTGATGTTGCTCCGTTATCGAAATATATAAGATCGTGTTTGTAAAGTTCTTGATTTAGTATAGGGAACTGTTCGCGTACTGAATTAATATCTATCATCGTAATCATTGTTATTTGTGTAGCAAATGTAACAGTAAAATAATTAATAGTGCAGTATAGAATATGAAAATTTTGTTACTTCCTTCGGCCTTGCTCAGGGGTAATGAGTACCGGGTGCCGGGTTGGGTTGCGCTTTTTGATTTTATGCGTTTCGAATAAAATTACTCCACTTTACAGCCATTAGAAATTTTAATTACAATAGAACTTTTCAGTTCTTCGAAAGATGATTTTATTGAGCTGTTTAAACAGCTCATAACATCGTCATATTCGCCCCAGAGGAGTGTGCTCATGTGGTTGTATTCAAATTCTATTCCTTCGAAACTATTGATTTGATTTATGAAATTCATTACTTTTTTGTTGTACTCTGCATCAAGGGGATAGAGACTTATTTCTGCTGATATTTTCATTATCCGATTAGTTAAATGTGTAACTGCTATATATAAATTGTTTCTAAGAGGTATTATTTATTGGTTGTTTTTGACGAATCCGACAATCATTGCAGGTTCTGTATTTTTATCATCGGCTGTAATTTCAAAATTTTCATTCAAATAGGCAGCTTTGCAGAATTTGGGTGTTCCAATTTTTTGGAGTCTTTTTTTTAAACCATCTAAGCTAAAAAAGTTTGCATTTGCGAAAGTTGGGTTGTCTTTTTTATTGATTCCGATTATTGATTTACTGTTAAGTACGGCTGCGATGAAATGTCCTTCCGGTTTTAATACCCTTTTTATTTCCGAGAAAGTTTTGTCCGGATCGGTACTGAACTCCAGGGAAGTTATGGCGATAATTGCATCTTTAGAATTATCGTCAAAATTTAAATCAAACATATTCATTGCTTTGAACGTGCTGTTGGGAATGTTTTTTTCTTTGGCTTTTTCCAACATTTTCTCTGATATATCTATCCCTAATACTTCGAATCCCTGTTCGCTTAACCATTTTGACCAATGACCGGTTCCTGAACCGAGCTCAAGAATTTCTCCTTTTGGTATTGTATCCAGAAATTTTTTCACACATTGTTTTTCCTCAG
This genomic window contains:
- a CDS encoding YkoF family thiamine/hydroxymethylpyrimidine-binding protein; amino-acid sequence: MKISAEISLYPLDAEYNKKVMNFINQINSFEGIEFEYNHMSTLLWGEYDDVMSCLNSSIKSSFEELKSSIVIKISNGCKVE
- a CDS encoding class I SAM-dependent methyltransferase, whose product is MMGSIYNFNMVAGTYDDFYKTKTGKKIDTEEKQCVKKFLDTIPKGEILELGSGTGHWSKWLSEQGFEVLGIDISEKMLEKAKEKNIPNSTFKAMNMFDLNFDDNSKDAIIAITSLEFSTDPDKTFSEIKRVLKPEGHFIAAVLNSKSIIGINKKDNPTFANANFFSLDGLKKRLQKIGTPKFCKAAYLNENFEITADDKNTEPAMIVGFVKNNQ
- a CDS encoding cysteine desulfurase, with the translated sequence MIDINSVREQFPILNQELYKHDLIYFDNGATSQTPNQVINTISDYYLKINSNVHRGIHTLSQKATIAMEDSRITIQKHLNAKSEREIIFTKGTTEGINIIAHAMRFILKKGDEVIISALEHHSNIVPWQMACEVTGAALKYIPINSKGELVMEEYDKILSEKTKIVAINHVSNALGTINPVKEIIRKAHNFNAWVLIDGAQSVPHMKVDLRDLDADFFVFSGHKAYGPTGVGILYGKESILNTLSPYQGGGEMIKEVNLEKSTYAETPFKFEAGTPNIEANIAMGAAIDFMNNIGLDNIAQQENELLTYATDKLNKLGNIEIYGTSKSKAGVISFNLKGCHPSDVGAILDKLGIAVRTGQHCTQPVMDFFKIPGTVRISFAVYNTKDEIDTFINAMERVKMMLG